The genomic stretch aggcccacagATCGCGGtgttccatccatccaggtgtcgcgaagatatatcaggatttgaggcaacactactggtggagaaggatgaaaaaggatatagtagggtatgtggctcggtgtctcaactattagcaggtaaagtacgagcatcagagaccgggtggtgtACTTCAGCggatgattattcctgagtggaagtggaagagagttactatggattttgtgagtggtcttcctcagactttgaagaagtttgattcgatttgggtgattgtggacaggatgaccaagtccacgcacttcattccagtatgtactacctattcttcggagtggcTGGCAGGGATCTTTATCCGGGAGATTGTCCGATTGCATGGGGTTCCAGtgtctattatctcagataggggtactcagtttacttcgcaattttggggagccgtgcagagagagttgggtactcaggtagagttgatcacagcatttcatccttagacggacggacaatccgagcgcaccattcagatactggaggacatgttgcgcgcttgtgttattgatttcggaggttcttgggatgagttttttccgcttgtagagtttgcctacaacaacagctatcagtccagaattcagatggcaccatatgaggccttgtatgggagacggtgtagatctctagttggttggttcgagcctggcgaggctaggatgttgggaacagacttggtttaggatgccttagagaaagtgaaggtgattcaggaaagacttcgtacagctcagtcacgtcagaagagttatgcggaccggaaggttcgagatgtgtcctatatggttggtgagaaggtcttgctgaaggtttcgcccatgaagggtgttatgaggtttaggAAGAAAGGCAAATTGAGTTTgtggttcattggaccttttgaggtgcttcggaggattggggaggtggcttatgagcttgcttttccacccagcctatcgagtgtgcatccggtattccatgtttctatgctccgaaagtatgttggggacccgtctctTGTTTTAGACTTCAGCATGGTCCAATTGGATGATAATTTGACctacgatgtggagccagtagctattttgggtcatcaggttcggagattgagatcaaaggatatcgctttGGTGaaggtgcagtagagaggtcggcccatggaggaggctacttgggagaccgagctggagatgcggagcagatatcctcacctgtttgaggctccaggtatgtttcttgacccgctctaggacgagcgtttgttttagttggggaggatgtgaagACCCGGCCCATCGTCATATGAGTTactgccccgtttcccccattttattcTTCTTCATGTTTctttatcggtattcggtgtgttagagttaaatcggattggtttggATAGGAAattagacacttagtctctttaaggaaggcttgttttgggaaaagtcaaccggatgttgactattgagttagagggctcggatgtgatttccggtgatttggttagcttcgagggatgatttgtgacttaggagtgtgatcggaagtaattttggaggtccggtgtagaattaggcttgaattggcgatgttagtattttgacgatttccggttgataggtaagattttgatccgagagtcagaatagaattccgagagttgttgtagctccgttaagtgatttgggatatgtgtgcaaaatttcaggtcattcggacgttatttggttgggtttttgatcgaatgcgtgttttggaagttttaaaagaacttaggcttgaattcgatgtaattcgatggttttggtgttagttgaggtgtttcgacgattggagcaagttttgatgatgttttaggatgtgttggtgcttttggttgaggtcccggggggcctcggtgtgatttcggatggctaacgggaattttttaagttgaaaaatgctgcagaaatgcagcagtcagtgcagagcaattttgctctatgcgatcgcatagcacaaagggctgcgatcgcatagaaggattctaggggttgtttggttgttcaaTGTGATCGCATGAAGGGGTTGTGATTACACAGTGTTGTAAGGTAAGGCACTGTGATCGCATAGAGCCTGTTGCGGTCGCATAGGGTAATTTGAGACCATGGAATTTttggtctatgcgatcgcaggggcTTGAACGCGACCGCATAGAGTTAGCTACAGTGATCCGGGTAGAATGTTAAAAATATCTCATCCGCAAACCCAaacccatttcctccatttttgagcaaccttgagagcttttggatggGGATTGAAGGGGGGGTTTCGatgggaagtgattggaggtaagtcctatgaactaaaaaCACGTTTTTATTGTGAAATTGATCTTGGAATCCATGGAAATTTAGCAAAagaggaagaactagggcttgagttttaatatttcaaatttggatttgagggagcatttgagctcggatttcggtaaatttgatatgtatagactcgtggcgagataaggaatccggtgatgtcaattttctgatttttcgagaagtgggcccggggcttgggttttgccaacttcgtgattttcgatatttttcgagtcttttcgattgggttgtattcccttagaCTATTGTAACGTATTGcttgtggttttgatcagattcgacgcTCGAGGAGATTGATTTGCGAGGAAAGGGAGTAGCaagctaggatttcggcctgcttgaggtgagtaatggttataaatgatgttctgaaggtttgaaaccccggatttacacaacgtggtgctatgttgagatgagacacacgctgtatgatgagcgtggggtctattactactggggatttggactcggtccatcccgtttgatgactctactgtacttttgactgagacttaattaatatcattatattatgggctagttgccatgtttggggccttgtgccgatctgtagaacccttagggggcgtttgtattggttgacctcacttttcttgtcgaaatcataccctcagtcatgttcttaactgataaacataatatgaaccagctttagaaattgttaaatcctaatgagagtaacgtgtgggttgagaaccccgtcttaccttagtgtgcccgagaggccaagtctgtattgactgagaggggtcgagaaccccattgtgagggtatttgatatgctatggatcgggctgcacgccgcagcagtatatatatttatgcggatcggactgcacgccgtagtagtatattatatggatcggactgcacggcacaatagtatattatatggatcggactgcacgccgcagtagtatattatatgggtcggactgcacgccgcagtagtatagcgcttgggctgaaggagcccctccggagtctgcacacccccagtgagcgcagtcgactattcttggatagggctgcacgccgcagcagtatatatatatatggatcgggctgcgcgccgcagcagtatactatatggatcgggctgcacgccgcagcagtacaaatatgaattcggttatcgtgagaagtaaATGAAATAAATACTGGCTTAAAgacttttaactgacttcttcattcagttgttgtttttgatattctcactattttaatatagaactgcgtagtgtttttacgagttttctttccgtcGGTCATTATTTATtactattactcactgagttggagtactcactttactccctacaccatgtgtgcagatacaggtatcccggaggcatagtttgagccttctgctgctgttcagcttattctggagtcatcgaggtagttgcatggtgtccgcaggacccgatttctccccttatcctctttattttccgcattctatacaactctatgtataggttggtacacagacttgtattagaggctcttggctcgtgacaccagatcggtgggatttatattgatattttatggattttctGTATTGTTTTATCTATTGCTACAAagttataatcatgttaatttggcattaaatcctattaattggtaatgaaCTCTACATAAGGGATTGCGAGTGAcaaattggtcgggcttgcctagcatcgtgttgggcgccatcacgaccggggattggggtcgtgacaaaagcataccataatttttgaaaatatggtccaattaagaaactataatgataaaaattatttgaatttgagatgagaaagtatttaaatttttatctatattatattagaatgagtgtggtaaaaatagatattaaattcaaacaggctaataaaaattcacatgacaatgtaataatattaggtattgaataatataaaatcaataataaagaataaataaaaaaattaagattttttatcataagaaaaagtgtaaaacttatttaaatttgagatgagaaagttttttatattatgataagaaaagttttaatataagtccacataactcaagtctaatactaaaataaaaaactgaaaatattgaacaataaaaataaattagagataatgtaaggAAATTTATAAATCATACGTTTAGAAAATAAtataaagtaaatatacaatacttaaaaatattattaaattttaaataatttaagctTTTCGAGTAATATttttgaaacaaaataaatatttattttataattaaaaaattatatatatttcttATATCATTAAAGAAAAGTAGTTgagaatgatattaaataaagttacgagttaatgaaaagccacataaaacataataagactatatattagatttaaaaaaataggaaaattatgttaacttattagaaatttactatgagaaatgaaaagaaaagactaTTTGAATTTAAGATTAGAAAGTTTTTAAAATTACAATGTGAATGCTCAAATTATGAATAATAccacgaaattgaagtcttatttatgaaaaataaagtaataataaaaataaaattttaaattataaaataaatttctaatataggtaattttacaaaaattaaatttgtatctttaaactaaaaaagaaaaaaaatatgtaaagaagtaaaatgacagtgaaaatattactacaacattta from Nicotiana sylvestris chromosome 12, ASM39365v2, whole genome shotgun sequence encodes the following:
- the LOC138884028 gene encoding uncharacterized protein: MVGEKVLLKVSPMKGVMRFRKKGKLSLWFIGPFEVLRRIGEVAYELAFPPSLSSVHPVFHVSMLRKYVGDPSLVLDFSMVQLDDNLTYDVEPVAILGHQVRRLRSKDIALVKVQ